A single genomic interval of Centropristis striata isolate RG_2023a ecotype Rhode Island chromosome 8, C.striata_1.0, whole genome shotgun sequence harbors:
- the coq3 gene encoding ubiquinone biosynthesis O-methyltransferase, mitochondrial: MYANKFSRLVLGVYSRKTAAVCRVVHSAAGRSGYSWTAVCKQRTLWLQRSACLKSQHTVPCHISARSASQTTVDPNEVRRFQSLANKWWDEQGEFAALHAMNDLRVPFIRDNLLNVHRTCHPGKPLRELRILDVGCGGGLLTEPLGRLGATVLGIDPVGDSIGTAQLHSSADPDLRDRVSYLACTLEELSAEEEGGEEEQGAGQFDAIVASEVVEHLADLETFAFCCSHVLKPGGSLFITTINKTNLSYALGIVVAEQLLRIVPSGTHDWEKFISPEELERLLESNGFSVQSVQGMLYNPVSGAWSWTNSTAINYALHAVKVRGDPHTEQAEESSSHPEDHTAATHS, translated from the exons ATGTACGCGAATAAGTTTAGTCGTCTGGTGCTCGGTGTGTACAGCCGTAAGACGGCCGCTGTCTGCCGTGTGGTCCACAGTGCGGCAGGACGGAGCGGCTATAGCTGGACTGCGGTGTGTAAACAGCGGACACTGTGGCTGCAGAGGAGCGCCTGTCTGAAGAGCCAACACACCGTTCCCTGTCACATCAG TGCTCGGTCAGCCTCCCAAACCACGGTGGACCCCAATGAGGTCAGGAGGTTCCAGTCACTGGCTAACAAGTGGTGGGATGAACAGGGAGAATTTGCAGCTCTTCATGCCATGAATGACCTGAGGGTGCCTTTTATACG GGATAATCTGCTGAATGTGCATAGAACCTGTCATCCTGGGAAACCACTCAGAGAACTCAGAATACTGGATGTGGGCTGTGGAGGAGGCCTGCTCACAGAG CCTCTCGGTCGCCTGGGAGCCACTGTGTTAGGTATAGATCCAGTAGGAGACAGCATCGGTACAGCCCAGCTGCACTCGTCCGCTGACCCAGACCTTCGTGACCGTGTCTCCTACCTGGCCTGCACTCTGGAGGAACTCTCAGcagaagaggagggaggggaggaggagcagggggcgGGCCAGTTCGATGCTATTGTAGCCTCAGAGGTGGTGGAACATCTGGCCGACCTGGAAACATTCGCCTTCTGCTGCAGCCACGTGCTCAAG CCAGGCGGCTCACTCTTCATCACCACTATTAACAAAACCAACCTGTCGTACGCGCTGGGTATTGTTGTAGCTGAGCAGCTGCTGCGCATCGTTCCCAGCGGGACACACGACTGGGAAAAGTTCATCAGCCCTGAAGAGCTGGAGCGCCTCCTGGAGTCCA ATGGTTTCTCAGTGCAGTCTGTCCAAGGAATGCTGTACAACCCAGTATCAGGAGCCTGGAGCTGGACTAACAGCACTGCCATCAACTACGCCCTCCACGCTGTCAAAGTGAGAGGCGATCCCCACACAGAGCAGGCTGAGGAAAGCAGCTCCCACCCAGAGGACCACACTGCAGCCACACACAGCTGA